A section of the Castanea sativa cultivar Marrone di Chiusa Pesio chromosome 12, ASM4071231v1 genome encodes:
- the LOC142619663 gene encoding polypyrimidine tract-binding protein homolog 2 isoform X2: MHALLALMFYTWAISRQYLRWQLSASGERAHVFSAFGFVHKITTFEKTAGFQALVQFSDTETASSAKNALDGRSIPSYLLPEHLGPCTLRITYSAHTDLSVKFQSHRSRDYTNPYLPVAPSAIDGSGQVIMGLDGKKLEPESNVLLASIENMQYAVTLDVLHMVFSAFGPVQKIAMFDKNGGVQALIQYPDVQTAVVAKEALEGHCIYDGGFCKLHISYSRHTDLSIKVNNDRSRDYTIPNTTPMVTSQPSILGQQPTSVMGSTVQYSGAPFTPSQEQPGLPQQPSAGWGPGVPPMPQSMPMQMHNNPYMPPGTMPPQAAPGMMQSPMQSGMPQSSMLPRYGSGQMQ; encoded by the exons ATGCACGCCTTGTTAGCATTGATGTTTTACACCTG GGCCATATCAAGGCAATATCTTCGATGGCAGCTTAGTGCATCGGGAGAAAGAGCGCAT GTTTTTTCTGCTTTTGGATTTGTGCATAAGATTACTACCTTTGAGAAGACAGCTGGATTCCAg GCGCTGGTACAATTTTCAGATACAGAGACTGCCTCTTCTGCAAAGAATGCCCTAGATGGAAGAAGCATTCCTAG TTATCTTCTTCCTGAGCATTTGGGACCATGTACCCTTAGGATCACGTATTCTGCACACACAGATTTGAGTGTGAAATTCCAGAGCCACCGTAGCAG GGACTACACTAATCCTTACCTTCCTGTTGCTCCGTCAGCCATAGATGGAAGTGGTCAG GTAATTATGGGTTTGGATGGGAAGAAGCTAGAACCAGAGAGTAACGTTCTTCTTGCATCTATTGAGAACATGCAATACGCTGTCACCTTGGACGTTTTACACATG GTGTTTTCTGCTTTTGGGCCTGTACAAAAGATCGCCATGTTTGATAAGAATGGGGGTGTACAGGCTTTGATTCAGTACCCTG ATGTTCAAACTGCTGTTGTTGCTAAGGAAGCCTTGGAAGGACATTGCATCTATGATGGAGGGTTTTGCAAGCTTCACATCTCATATTCACGCCATACTGATCTCAGCATTAAG GTCAACAATGATCGGAGCAGAGACTATACAATCCCTAACACCACCCCCATGGTGACCTCCCAGCCCTCGATTCTGGGGCAACAGCCGACTTCAGTGATGGGCTCCACTGTTCAATACAGTGGGGCTCCTTTTACTCCAAGTCAGGAGCAGCCTGGGTTGCCTCAACAACCTTCAGCTGGGTGGGGCCCAGGTGTTCCACCAATGCCTCAGTCCATGCCAATGCAAATGCATAATAATCCTTACATGCCACCTGGGACAATGCCACCTCAAGCTGCCCCAGGAATGATGCAGTCTCCTATGCAGAGTGGCATGCCTCAATCATCAATGTTGCCCCGTTATGGATCTGGGCAGATGCAATAG
- the LOC142619663 gene encoding polypyrimidine tract-binding protein homolog 2 isoform X1, whose amino-acid sequence MASVSSQPQFRYTQPPSKVLHLRNLPWECTEEELIELGKPFGKVVNTKCNVGANRNQAFIEFADLNQAIAMISYYASSSEPAQVRGKTVYLQYSNRQEIVNNKTTADVAGNVLLVTIEGADARLVSIDVLHLVFSAFGFVHKITTFEKTAGFQALVQFSDTETASSAKNALDGRSIPSYLLPEHLGPCTLRITYSAHTDLSVKFQSHRSRDYTNPYLPVAPSAIDGSGQVIMGLDGKKLEPESNVLLASIENMQYAVTLDVLHMVFSAFGPVQKIAMFDKNGGVQALIQYPDVQTAVVAKEALEGHCIYDGGFCKLHISYSRHTDLSIKVNNDRSRDYTIPNTTPMVTSQPSILGQQPTSVMGSTVQYSGAPFTPSQEQPGLPQQPSAGWGPGVPPMPQSMPMQMHNNPYMPPGTMPPQAAPGMMQSPMQSGMPQSSMLPRYGSGQMQ is encoded by the exons ATGGCATCGGTATCCAGTCAGCCACAATTTCGTTACACCCAACCTCCATCAAAGGTGCTCCATTTGCGAAACTTGCCATGGGAGTGCACAGAGGAGGAACTGATTGAACTTGGGAAGCCATTTGGTAAAGTTGTGAACACGAAGTGCAATGTTGGAGCAAACCGAAATCAGGCTTTTATTGAATTT GCTGATTTAAATCAAGCTATTGCTATGATATCATATTATGCCTCATCCTCAGAGCCTGCTCAAGTGCGTGGAAAAACTGTCTACCTACAGTATTCAAATAGGCAAGAAATAGTGAACAACAAAACTACTGCAGATGTTGCTGGAAATGTACTTTTGGTAACAATAGAGGGTGCAGATGCACGCCTTGTTAGCATTGATGTTTTACACCTG GTTTTTTCTGCTTTTGGATTTGTGCATAAGATTACTACCTTTGAGAAGACAGCTGGATTCCAg GCGCTGGTACAATTTTCAGATACAGAGACTGCCTCTTCTGCAAAGAATGCCCTAGATGGAAGAAGCATTCCTAG TTATCTTCTTCCTGAGCATTTGGGACCATGTACCCTTAGGATCACGTATTCTGCACACACAGATTTGAGTGTGAAATTCCAGAGCCACCGTAGCAG GGACTACACTAATCCTTACCTTCCTGTTGCTCCGTCAGCCATAGATGGAAGTGGTCAG GTAATTATGGGTTTGGATGGGAAGAAGCTAGAACCAGAGAGTAACGTTCTTCTTGCATCTATTGAGAACATGCAATACGCTGTCACCTTGGACGTTTTACACATG GTGTTTTCTGCTTTTGGGCCTGTACAAAAGATCGCCATGTTTGATAAGAATGGGGGTGTACAGGCTTTGATTCAGTACCCTG ATGTTCAAACTGCTGTTGTTGCTAAGGAAGCCTTGGAAGGACATTGCATCTATGATGGAGGGTTTTGCAAGCTTCACATCTCATATTCACGCCATACTGATCTCAGCATTAAG GTCAACAATGATCGGAGCAGAGACTATACAATCCCTAACACCACCCCCATGGTGACCTCCCAGCCCTCGATTCTGGGGCAACAGCCGACTTCAGTGATGGGCTCCACTGTTCAATACAGTGGGGCTCCTTTTACTCCAAGTCAGGAGCAGCCTGGGTTGCCTCAACAACCTTCAGCTGGGTGGGGCCCAGGTGTTCCACCAATGCCTCAGTCCATGCCAATGCAAATGCATAATAATCCTTACATGCCACCTGGGACAATGCCACCTCAAGCTGCCCCAGGAATGATGCAGTCTCCTATGCAGAGTGGCATGCCTCAATCATCAATGTTGCCCCGTTATGGATCTGGGCAGATGCAATAG
- the LOC142619665 gene encoding uncharacterized protein LOC142619665 — translation MVKLASARESRMYGPRLARNRLEYINAGLYLFATLVLLGGFVAQLSSEPKSGLVILLIALALIILVNVHDLVAHVCGIDCRLKLMELDLQLALVEFAVPVVQTLGSIFVFLGILFLFIQEEKGYHYFNLQKHDLNMLIAGPVLWVLGSILNSCQIYERAGGHVQILQHSVHIPFLMGSLLFMVGAILNSHEQAGLAHHGLEQLGRTWIWLGIFGSLLFFIGGLANVIKVFKLQQIDGLRLEKLRGGAHDRLIHEREGRVPLILEDHQRRRIRPVEEVKVSPAPPVSTPYKDVLVGQP, via the exons ATGGTGAAACTAGCATCTGCAAGAGAGAGTCGAATGTACGGACCTCGACTAGCTCGAAACAGATTGGAGTACATAAACGCAGGGCTATACTTGTTTGCCACCCTTGTTCTTCTTGGTGGGTTTGTGGCTCAACTCTCAAGCGAGCCCAAATCTGGTCTTGTTATTTTGCTCATAGCTTTGGCGCTTATCATATTGGTCAATGTGCATGACCTTGTTGCTCATGTTTGTGGGATCGATTGCCGGTTAAAGTTGATGGAGCTCGACCTACAGCTCGCGCTGGTCGAGTTCGCGGTTCCTGTGGTTCAGACACTCGgatccatttttgttttcttggggattcttttcctttttattcaG GAAGAGAAAGGATATCATTACTTCAATTTGCAAAAGCATGATTTGAACATGCTAATTGCTGGCCCAGTCCTATGGGTGCTTGGATCGATCCTCAACTCATGCCAAATATATGAGAGAGCTGGAGGGCATGTCCAAATCTTGCAGCATAGTGTCCACATTCCATTTTTAATGGGGAGTTTGTTGTTCATGGTGGGTGCAATTCTCAACAGCCACGAGCAAGCTGGATTAGCTCATCATGGACTAGAGCAACTG GGTAGGACTTGGATTTGGCTAGGCATTTTTGGAAGCCTATTGTTCTTTATTGGTGGATTAGCAAATGTAATTAAGGTGTTCAAGCTGCAACAAATTGATGGACTAAGGCTTGAGAAATTGCGGGGAGGGGCACATGACCGACTTATCCATGAAAGGGAAGGCCGGGTACCCCTCATCCTAGAAGATCATCAGAGGAGAAGAATAAGGCCAGTAGAGGAAGTAAAAGTGTCACCTGCACCTCCTGTTTCAACTCCATATAAGGATGTCCTCGTTGGTCAGCCctaa
- the LOC142620138 gene encoding uncharacterized protein LOC142620138 encodes MVDTDDIERRREQWRYYARLRIQREDNESRNIRLARRRANYARQRQQTLGGDHILVGGPTNFSEEDVVHSNSTSTNPSLIPPNHEAGQSCRLTHIRLPPTYPTIMANDFEAGPSHINSDVNNVTERIEGAENIVEQNQGDAYREQAVERTEEVENINDQNHGDGYREQDAHEDIVRLIQRILDMHNPFVEKFRQLSRNPNLHQCKLLIKEQPLNQPQYCLPNASQVAAIIVGGEEAGHLSGREILVQTFGGNLINVQDTTGFYDPLQYPILFPFGTYGWDINTRDANRNKVSCRDYYAYIFQIRDNALSMIWLGGRLSQQYVVDNYVKIETHKLRWFEHNQDSIRADLYQGLQDAFNEGESDTGNVGHRTILPSSFVGSPRDMIQRFQDAMSLVQKFGKPDLFITMTCNPGWEEIQNELLPAQTRQDRPDLLARVFKSKFEELKDDIVVKGVLGRVIVYVQVFEFQKRGLPHAHMLIILDEDDKLHNPDDYDQVVKAEIPCKEEQPQLHKAVLKHMIHGPCGVQNPRSPCMKNGRCKKGYPKPFSSETYQGNDSYPVYKRYDTNNPVPLNDHCRIMVDNTWVVPYNPWLLLKYNCHINVEICCSIKSVKYLYKYVYKGPDRVSMEVRPGPNYDEVQQYIDARWVCAPEACWKIFSFPMY; translated from the exons ATGGTGGATACCGATGACATAGAACGTCGTCGAGAACAATGGAGATATTATGCTCGCTTGAGAATACAAAGAGAAGACAATGAAAGCAGAAATATTCGATTGGCAAGACGTCGTGCCAATTATGCAAGACAAAGACAACAAACTTTGGGTGGTGATCACATTTTAGTGGGAGGCCCAACAAATTTTAGTGAAGAAGATGTTGTACATTCTAattcaacatcaacaaacccatCACTAATACCGCCTAATCACGAGGCCGGACAAAGTTGTCGTCTTACACATATCC gtcTCCCTCCAACCTATCCAACTATAATGGCAAATGACTTTGAGGCTGGACCAAGTCATATAAATTCTGATGTTAATAATG TTACGGAAAGAATTGAAGGAGCTGAAAATATTGTTGAGCAAAACCAAGGGGATGCCTACAGAGAACAAG CTGTAGAGAGAACTGAAGAAgttgaaaatataaatgatcaaaATCATGGGGATGGCTATAGAGAACAAG ATGCTCATGAAGATATTGTGCGACTTATTCAAAGGATCTTAGACATGCACAATCCATTTGTGGAGAAATTTCGTCAACTATCTCGAAATCCAAATTTACATCAATGTAAACTCCTCATTAAAGAACAACCTCTAAACCAACCTCAATATTGCCTTCCCAATGCTTCCCAAGTGGCAGCTATTATTGTAGGAGGAGAAGAAGCTGGTCATTTAAGTGGCAGAGAAATTTTGGTTCAAACCTTTGGTGGTAATTTGATCAATGTTCAAGATACAACAGGATTTTATGATCCATTGCAGTACCCAATACTTTTTCCATTTGGAACATATGGATGGGATATCAACACACGTGACGCTAATAGAAATAAAGTGTCATGTCGCGATTATTATGCATACATATTTCAG ATTCGCGACAATGCTTTATCAATGATTTGGCTTGGAGGACGCCTTTCCCAACAGTATGTTGTtgataattatgtaaaaattgaaacacaCAAGCTTAGGTGGTTTGAGCACAATCAAGATTCTATTAGGGCAGATTTGTACCAAGGCCTACAAGATGCTTTCAATGAAGGAGAGAGTGATACTG GAAATGTTGGACATAGAACCATTCTACCTTCATCATTTGTGGGAAGCCCGCGCGATATGATCCAACGATTTCAAGATGCAATGTCATTGGTTCAAAAGTTTGGGAAGCCAGATTTATTCATCACAATGACGTGCAATCCAGGATGGGAAGAAATTCAAAATGAGCTTTTACCTGCACAAACAAGACAAGATCGTCCAGACTTGCTTGCAAGAGTTTTCAAATCGaaatttgaagaattgaaaGATGATATCGTGGTCAAGGGGGTTCTCGGAAGAGTTATTGTATACGTGCAGGTCTTTGAGTTCCAAAAAAGGGGTTTACCACATGCACACATGCTTATAATTCTCGATGAAGATGATAAATTGCATAATCCAGATGATTACGATCAAGTTGTTAAGGCAGAAATACCATGTAAAGAGGAACAACCTCAGTTACATAAAGCTGTACTGAAGCATATGATACATGGCCCTTGCGGAGTACAAAATCCAAGATCACCGTGCATGAAAAATGGGCGATGTAAAAAAGGATACCCAAAGCCTTTCTCATCAGAAACATACCAAGGCAATGACTCATATCCTGTTTACAAACGATATGATACTAATAATCCCGTGCCACTGAATGATCATTGTAGGATTATGGTAGACAACACTTGGGTTGTTCCATATAATCCTTGGTTATTGCTGAAATATAATTGTCATATTAATGTTGAAATATGTTGCAGTATCAAGAGTGTAAAGTACTTAtataaatatgtgtataaaggCCCAGATCGTGTCTCTATGGAAGTTAGGCCAGGCCCAAATTATGATGAGGTCCAACAGTACATTGATGCAAGATGGGTATGTGCTCCAGAGGCATGTTGgaagatattttcttttcctatgtATTGA